One genomic region from Quercus robur chromosome 4, dhQueRobu3.1, whole genome shotgun sequence encodes:
- the LOC126721587 gene encoding uncharacterized protein LOC126721587 — protein sequence MDSRNYSSFTDLVRGNINLEDEIFDVSESSPLLVEDSPLNDEVATSKKKQARGVNFSAKEDKLLVAAWFNTSVDPMYGNEQHKTTFYGKVVKYFMDHKTDSTRSVASLTTRWGTINRETVKFIGSLAKIEAKNESGTTAHDKIEKAKEFFKEIHGFVFQLEHCWLILKDYPKRASTMPRGDSRKEMPQTPYLIDQGGGVDGIMDFERPIGRKAEKANRKRKDDGKDIATEYLKKKMKVLEEGCVAKKERVHIKAEEVRFQELKENERIMMLDTSGMNEDQKAFYDGLKKEILAKQRSSHSLG from the exons ATGGACTCAAGGAATTATTCCTCATTCACTGATCTTGTACGGGGGAATATTAATCTTGAGGATGAAATTTTCGATGTATCTGAAAGTAGTCCCCTGTTAGTCGAAGATTCTCCACTAAATGATGAAGTTGCCACTTCTAAGAAAAAACAAGCACGTGGTGTCAACTTCAGTGCTAAGGAAGACAAGCTGCTTGTAGCAGCATGGTTCAATACCAGTGTCGATCCTATGTATGGTAATGAGCAACATAAAACAACATTTTATGGCAAAGTTGTGAAATACTTTATGGACCACAAGACTGATTCTACACGTAGTGTTGCATCCCTAACAACCCGATGGGGAACAATTAATAGGGAAACAGTTAAATTTATTGGGTCCTTAGCTAAAATTGAAGCAAAGAATGAAAGTGGAACCACGGCTCATGACAAG attgagaaagcaaaggaATTCTTTAAAGAAATTCACGGTTTCGTTTTTCAATTGGAACATTGTTGGCTAATCTTGAAGGATTATCCAAAGAGGGCATCTACTATGCCTAGGGGAGATTCAAGAAAAGAAATGCCTCAAACTCCATATTTAATAGATCAAGGAGGGGGGGTTGATGGCATTATGGATTTCGAGAGGCCAATAGGTAGAAAAGCTGAAAAGGCTAATCGAAAGAGAAAAGATGATGGGAAAGATATTGCAACGgaatatttgaaaaagaaaatgaaagttcTTGAAGAAGGTTGTGtagccaaaaaagagagagtacaTATCAAAGCGGAAGAGGTTCGCTTCCAAGAGTTGAAAGAGAATGAAAGAATTATGATGCTAGACACAAGTGGCATGAACGAAGACCAAAAAGCTTTTTATGATGGACTTAAAAAGGAAATCCTTGCAAAACAAAGATCAAGCCATTCGTTGGGTTGA
- the LOC126721588 gene encoding uncharacterized protein LOC126721588, whose product MGRSFFRKLLDDDSDEDEIIIKLLTSSTSQRKHRRYIERNHLAGHRRLYDDYFAEELVYPLNLFQRRFRRRRSLFLRILSRVEAHEPYFTQKRNAAKKLGLSPLQKMIAALRMLAYGVAADFMDEYVRIAETTAITNLKKFVAAAVAIFSEEYLRSPNNEDIARLLAHGQNRGFPGMLGSIDCMHWKWKNCPTAWKGMYCVHIRESSIILETVASYDLWIWHSFFGLPGSNNDINVLKRSHVFSELAQGRAPAVNYSIDGDDYTMGYYLADGIYLQWSTFVKTIPRPLGAKRKLFAKAQEAYRKDVERVFGVLQARFAIVRGPTRFFYHETLHDIMKACIILHNMIIEDERDEAEAVDLDYEQIDEISCTPMSREPTNEFTEFIQVHQCIRDREVHSQLQMNLIEHLWQLQGES is encoded by the coding sequence ATGGGTCGTTCTTTTTTTCGTAAACTGCTTGATGATGACTCAGATGAAGATGAGATAATTATAAAACTTCTCACGAGTTCGACATCACAACGTAAGCATCGTCGGTATATCGAACGTAATCATTTGGCAGGCCATAGAAGGCTTTATGATGACTACTTTGCCGAAGAACTAGTATATCCTCTCAACTTATTTCAAAGGAGATTTCGAAGGAGACGTTCTCTTTTTCTCCGAATCTTATCTAGGGTAGAAGCTCATGAACCTtactttacccaaaaaagaaatgctGCCAAAAAGCTTGGTCTATCTCCCCTTCAAAAGATGATCGCTGCACTTAGGATGCTTGCTTATGGAGTAGCGGCTGATTTTATGGATGAATATGTGAGAATAGCAGAAACCACTGCAATAactaatttgaaaaaatttgttgcagCAGCGGTTGCTATTTTTTCAGAGGAATACTTGAGGTCACCAAACAATGAAGACATCGCTAGATTGTTAGCCCATGGCCAAAATCGTGGATTTCCAGGCATGTTGGGAAGTATTGATTGCATGCATTGGAAATGGAAAAATTGTCCAACTGCATGGAAAGGGATGTATTGTGTTCATATTCGTGAGTCAAGTATTATTTTGGAAACAGTGGCTTCATATGATCTTTGGATATGGCactcattttttgggttacctGGGTCAAACAATGATATTAACGTGTTGAAGCGGTCTCATGTATTTTCTGAGCTTGCACAAGGACGTGCTCCTGCAGTTAATTACTCAATTGATGGTGATGATTACACTATGGGATACTATCTTGCCGATGGCATATATCTACAATGGTCAACATTTGTGAAGACAATCCCAAGGCCACTAGgagcaaaaagaaaattatttgcaaaagcTCAGGAGGCATATAGGAAGGATGTAGAGCGTGTATTTGGAGTGCTTCAAGCACGATTTGCTATTGTACGTGGACCTACACGGTTTTTCTATCATGAAACACTACATGACATTATGAAAGCATGCATAATTCTTCATAACATGATTATTGAAGATGAGCGAGATGAAGCTGAAGCAGTGGACTTAGATTATGAACaaattgatgagatttcatGTACACCAATGTCACGTGAGCCAACAAATGAATTTACGGAATTCATTCAAGTTCATCAATGCATTAGGGATCGAGAAGTTCATTCTCAACTCCAAATGAATCTCATTGAACATTTATGGCAATTACAAGGAGAGTCATGA